The genomic stretch TCCGCTTGAGACGGCTCAGCGCAGCTCGCACGCCACTTCGAGGCCCTCCTTGGTCACGCACGGGTCGAAGCCCACCTCCGCGAGCCGCACCTCGGCCAGCGCGTGCGACCGCGCGAAGTCCATGAAGGAAACCGCCAGGGAGCCGGCGCCGGGCCGCTCCTTGGCGTAGAGGTACTCGACCGTCCAGAACGGGTACCCGGCCTGCACGGCGGTGTCGGGGTCGAACGCCTTGCCGTCCAGGGTCAGCGCCGTGACGATGCCTGCCTTGCGTGCTTCGGCGAGAGAGGGCGCGTCGGCGTACCCGATCGCGCCCGGGATCGTGCTGATCTTGTGGATGACCTCGGCGTTGTCCTGCCGCTCGCACCGGATGACGGGCGCGCTCGGGTTGCGGTCCTTGTCCAGGCACTCGTTGGAGGACAGCACGTTCTCGCCGGTGCGCAGCACCTGCTGCTCGTACAGATCCCGGGTTCCTGAGTCCTGGTCGCGGCTGACGATGCGGATGGGCAAGGGCGTCTTGTCGTCGCGGAGCCGGCTCCAGTCGGCGTGGTCGCCATTGTTGATCTTGCGGAGGTCATCGACGCTGAGCGTGGCGAGGCCGACGCCGCTGTTGACGACCACGTGGAAGGTGACGATCGCGAGCTTCTCGGCGTGCAGCCGGTCATGGTGGGCCTTGCTCTTGCCGTCCGACACCGCGATGAGGTTCGCGTTCGCGCCGGCCTCCACGACTCTGCGCACGCCGCCGATGGAGCCGGTGGCCTCGGTGAGGATACGGGCATCGCCGGACGCGTTCTCGTACTCGTCGGCCACGGCCCGCATCGCCGGCATGAACACGGTCGAACCCACGACGCGCAGCTCGCCGGAGGCGCACGCGACGGTGGGGGTCGCGCGGGGTGGACAGCTGGCTGAGCAATCGGCCTCCCTCAGGACGACGAGCTTGGCCTTCTGACCGCGCTTCATCCGCAGCCCGTCCAGCCGCACACCGTGCCAGGCCGGCTCGGGCGACGTCCTGTCCCTGCCCGGAGGAGGCGCCGAGCCAGCGGGCCATCCGGTCCGAGAGCCGCTGCCGCACCGTGACGAGGCCGTCCTTGGCGGGTTGGTCCTCCTCGGGGAAGAAGCGCAGGCTGCTCGCGCAGCTTGTCAGTGCTGGCGTCGGACACCCTGGCCTTCCACACCAGCCGCCCGCCGAACGTGAACGACAGCGGCCGCTCGAAGTCGTCGGGGTCGATGTCGTAGCTGCCGCTGTTACGGATGCGGATGACGACGATGCTCATCCGGTCGAGCAGCCGCGCCACCTGGCGCAGCTGCGACGGGCCGTACTCGGACGGGATGATCGCGCAGTCGCCGGGCACCGATCGTTCACGAGCTGTTCGGCCCGCGGAAACCTAGCCCTTGTGGAGCTTGTGCGGCCGGGGCAGCTTGAACCCGCGCTCGGCCATGACGGTACGCAGCCGGTCGGGGTAGTCGGTGATGATGCCGTCGACGCCGTCGTCGATGAGCTTGTTCATGGTCGGCTCGTCGTCGATGGTCCACGGGATCACCTTCAGGCCGAGGGCGTGGGCCTGGTCGACCATGTCCTTGGTGACGTACGGGACGTAGCCGGGGTCGGTCACCTTGCCGTTCTGCGGGAAGCCGTGCACCGGCGAGAACGCGTCGGCCCCGAACGACTTGACCGCCTTCAGCGGGTCGCCGCCGAAGTCGTCGATGTCGATGCCGCCCAGCCACGGCGAGGCGCCCGGCCGCCCCGTCTGCAGGAAGTCGCGGTTGGTGAGCGCGACCAGCGGCAGCCGCGGCTCCACCTGCCGCATGCGCATGAGCGCGCCCCAGTCGAAGCTCTGGATCGTGACCTGCCGCAGCAGCCCGGCCCGCCGGATCTCGTCCACCGTCACCTGCACGAACTGCTCGCGCGGCGCGGTCTCGTGCGGCGCCCCGGCCTCGACCTTGGTCTCGACGTTCAGCGTGACGCCGCGGGCCCGGTACCGGTTGACCAGGTCGAACACCTCACGCAGGGTGGCCATGGGCGCACCAGGCACGGCCCGCTGCCCGGGGAACTCCGGCAACGTCAGCGACCCGCAGTCCATGGTCTTGACCTGCCGCAGGGTGAGCGTGTTGATGTACTTGCCGACGTAGGGGAACTCGGGGTCCCCCGGCACGGCGGGCGCCGTGTCGCGGCATTTCCTGTTGCTGATCCTCCGGTCGTGGGTGACCACCGCCTCGCCGTCCTCGGTGATCTGCACGTCGAGCTCCAGCGTGCCGACGCCGAGCTCCAGCGCGCCCGCGAAGGCCGGCAGCGAGCTCTCCACCACGAGCCCGAGCCCGCCCCGGTGCGCCTGCAGGTCGAATCGTTTGTCCCGGTCGGCCGCGGCCACGCCGGGCGCGGCCAGGATCGCCGCACCCACGGTCATCGCGGCCACAACCGCATGCCATCTGTTCATGTCGCCACAACATGGAGCATGCGGGGGACGCCGGGGCGTACGCGAGCGGAACAGGGGCTGCGGATCAGCTGAACGGATCGAAAGTCCGTGCGAACCGCGCGGGACGGGGTAGGCTGTCCCGGCTATTCCCTTACGGCATAAACAGTCAGCCGACGATGGAAGGGTTCCGTGGACTTCAACCCCCGGGCGAGCAGCGTCCTGCACCACGATCACACGGCCGCCGACAGTCACGACCTCATCCAGGTCCGCGGCGCCAGGGAGAACAACCTCAAGGGCGTCTCCCTCGACATCCCCAAGCGGCGCCTCACCGTCTTCACCGGAGTGTCCGGCTCCGGCAAGTCCTCGCTCGTCTTCGACACGATCGCCGCGGAGTCGCGGCGGCTGATCGACGAGACGTACACCGCGTTCATCCAGTCGTTCATGCCGAGCCTGTCCCGCCCCGACGTGGACACGCTGCACAACCTCAGCGCGGCGATCATCGTCGATCAGGAGCGCATGGGCGCCAGCCCCCGCTCCACCGTGGGCACCGCCACCGACGCCCACACCATGCTGCGGATCATGTTCAGCCGCATCGGCGAGCCGTACGTCGGCACCGCCTCCCACTTCAGCTTCAACAAGGCCGAGGGCATGTGCCCGGAGTGCGAGGGCCTGGGCAAGGCGTCCGAGATCGACGTGGACGAGCTCGTCGACAGGGAGCTGTCGCTGAACGAAGGGGCCATCAAGGTCCCCGGGTACGCGGTGGACAGCTGGCCCTGGCAGGTCGTCGCCGGGTCCGGCCTGTTCGACGCCGACGCCAAGCTCAAGGACTTCACCGCCGCGCAGTGGGAGGACCTCCTCCACAAGCCGGCCACCAAGCTCAAGTACGGCTCCAACAACTTCACCTACGAAGGGCTCGTCGTCCGGGTCAAGCGCACCTACCTGGGCAAGGACCGGGATTCCATGCAGCCGTCCGCGCGGGCGTTCGCCGACCGGGCGCTCAAGCTCACGGTCTGCCCGTCCTGCGCCGGCTCGCGGCTCAACGAGGCCGCCCGCTCGGCCAGGATCAACGGCAAGAACATCGCCGAGTGCGCGGCGATGCAGATCAACGACCTGGCCGGCTTCGTCCGCGACATCGGCGATCAGACGGTCGGCCCGGTGCTGGACGGGCTGCTGTCCACCCTGGACTCGCTGGTGGAGATCGGCCTCGGCTACCTGAGCCTGGACCGGGAGTCCGGCACGTTGTCGGGCGGCGAGGCGCAGCGGGTGAAGATGGTGCGGCACCTCAACTCGAGCCTCACCGACGTCACGTACGTCTTCGACGAGCCCACGGCAGGCCTGCACCCGCACGACATCCAGCGGATGAACAACCTGCTGCTCCAGCTGCGCGACAAGGGCAACACGGTGCTCGTGGTCGAGCACAAGCCGGAGACGATCGCGATCGCCGACCACGTGGTGGACCTCGGCCCGGGCGCGGGCACGGCCGGCGGGCAGCTCTGCTACGCGGGCGACCTCGACGGGCTGCGCGCCTCGGGCACGCTGACCGGCCGCTACCTCGACCACCGGGTACGCCTGCGCGAGCAGATCCGCAAGCCCGCCGGGCACCTGCCCATCCGCGGCGCAACCCTGCACAACCTGCGGGACGTGAGCGTGGACATCCCGCTGGGCGTGCTCACCGTGGTCACCGGCGTGGCCGGGTCGGGCAAGAGCTCGCTGATCCACGGGTACGTCGCGGGGCTGGAAGGCGTGGTCGTGGCCGACCAGTCGCCGATCCGCGGCTCACGCCGGAGCAACCCTGCCACGTACACCGGGCTGCTCGACCCGATCCGGGCGGCGTTCGCCAAGGCCAACGGGGTCAAGCCGGGCCTGTTCAGCGCCAACTCCGAGGGCGCCTGCCCCGCCTGCAAGGGCATCGGCCTCATCTACACCGACCTGGCGATGATGGCCGGGGTGGCGTCGGTGTGCGAGAAGTGTGAAGGCAAGCGGTTCACGCCCGAGGTGCTGACGTACACGCTGCGCGGCAAGAA from Nonomuraea polychroma encodes the following:
- a CDS encoding PstS family phosphate ABC transporter substrate-binding protein; protein product: MKRGQKAKLVVLREADCSASCPPRATPTVACASGELRVVGSTVFMPAMRAVADEYENASGDARILTEATGSIGGVRRVVEAGANANLIAVSDGKSKAHHDRLHAEKLAIVTFHVVVNSGVGLATLSVDDLRKINNGDHADWSRLRDDKTPLPIRIVSRDQDSGTRDLYEQQVLRTGENVLSSNECLDKDRNPSAPVIRCERQDNAEVIHKISTIPGAIGYADAPSLAEARKAGIVTALTLDGKAFDPDTAVQAGYPFWTVEYLYAKERPGAGSLAVSFMDFARSHALAEVRLAEVGFDPCVTKEGLEVACELR
- a CDS encoding glycerophosphodiester phosphodiesterase family protein, whose translation is MNRWHAVVAAMTVGAAILAAPGVAAADRDKRFDLQAHRGGLGLVVESSLPAFAGALELGVGTLELDVQITEDGEAVVTHDRRISNRKCRDTAPAVPGDPEFPYVGKYINTLTLRQVKTMDCGSLTLPEFPGQRAVPGAPMATLREVFDLVNRYRARGVTLNVETKVEAGAPHETAPREQFVQVTVDEIRRAGLLRQVTIQSFDWGALMRMRQVEPRLPLVALTNRDFLQTGRPGASPWLGGIDIDDFGGDPLKAVKSFGADAFSPVHGFPQNGKVTDPGYVPYVTKDMVDQAHALGLKVIPWTIDDEPTMNKLIDDGVDGIITDYPDRLRTVMAERGFKLPRPHKLHKG
- a CDS encoding ATP-binding cassette domain-containing protein; translated protein: MDFNPRASSVLHHDHTAADSHDLIQVRGARENNLKGVSLDIPKRRLTVFTGVSGSGKSSLVFDTIAAESRRLIDETYTAFIQSFMPSLSRPDVDTLHNLSAAIIVDQERMGASPRSTVGTATDAHTMLRIMFSRIGEPYVGTASHFSFNKAEGMCPECEGLGKASEIDVDELVDRELSLNEGAIKVPGYAVDSWPWQVVAGSGLFDADAKLKDFTAAQWEDLLHKPATKLKYGSNNFTYEGLVVRVKRTYLGKDRDSMQPSARAFADRALKLTVCPSCAGSRLNEAARSARINGKNIAECAAMQINDLAGFVRDIGDQTVGPVLDGLLSTLDSLVEIGLGYLSLDRESGTLSGGEAQRVKMVRHLNSSLTDVTYVFDEPTAGLHPHDIQRMNNLLLQLRDKGNTVLVVEHKPETIAIADHVVDLGPGAGTAGGQLCYAGDLDGLRASGTLTGRYLDHRVRLREQIRKPAGHLPIRGATLHNLRDVSVDIPLGVLTVVTGVAGSGKSSLIHGYVAGLEGVVVADQSPIRGSRRSNPATYTGLLDPIRAAFAKANGVKPGLFSANSEGACPACKGIGLIYTDLAMMAGVASVCEKCEGKRFTPEVLTYTLRGKNISEVLGMSVAEAREFFPTGQSKTILDRLEAVGLGYLGLGQPLNTLSGGERQRLKLAINMARNGTTYVLDEPTTGLHLADVDQLLALLDRLVEDGNTVIVIEHHQAVMAHADWIIDLGPGAGHDGGQVVFSGPPAELVETGDTLTAIHLREYVGRA